AAACCACAGGTTCTCGATGCCGGTGGCCGTGCAGCACCCATCGATCGTCGCGCGGTCCGCGAGACAAGCGGTTAACCCGGGGACTTCGGTGTTAGGTAAGACAACCTTGCTGAGGCTCGCACGCCGCAGGTCAGCGTCGATGAGGAGGGTTCGCAAGCCCAGTTGTGCGGCGGCCACCGCATAGTTGAGCGAGCAATAGGTTTTGCCCTCGCCCGGATTGGCGCTGGTGAACAGGACGGACTTGAATTCGTCTTCCCGCCCAAAGAAAGAGATCGCCGTCCGAAGCGTGCGGAACGCTTCCGCTTCATGGGTAGCGGGGCCCGTCATCAGAACGGGTTCGGTATTAAGGTCTTTCCGTCGGGATTCAGGGATCAACGTCAGGACCGGAAGCCCTGAAAGGCGCTCGGCGTCATCAATGGTTCGGATGGACGTGTCGGTCATGCCCATACCGAAGATCAGCCCGGTCCCGACGACCGAACCGGCCAGGAAGGCAAGCGCCAGGATCTTCATCTTCTTGGGCTTAACGGGGCTGGAGGAAACCAGCGGAGACTCGATCAGGCGGATGCTGTTCTCGCCGATCCCCTTGGTCACACCGGTCTCTTTCATGCGCGTCAGCACGGAATCGTAAAGCGCGCGGTCGGACTCAACTTCACGCACGAGCACGTTGTAAGGAACCGCTATCCGGTTGAGTTCCAGGGCCGCCTGCTCCTGCTCGTTGAGCGCCGCGACGAGATTGGCCTCCCTGGTCTTGGCAATCTCATACGACTTCATCACCTGGTCCCCGGCGCTAAGCAGCGTCCGATTAAGGATCTGCTTTACGCCTCTCGTCTGAACGTCGGCCTTAAACACGGTCTGCCGGTTTGCAAGCTGCCTGCGGAGATCCTGCACTTCAGGAAGACTTGCCACACTCGCCAGCTTTAACAGTTCCTCCGGGGTAGTTGCCCTGCCCTCGCGAATAGCCACTGCATCCGCCTCCAGCTTAAGGCGTTCGGCCTTGGCCTCGGTCACCTTCAAGTTCAATTCCTTGAGCTTTTCGACGATAATGTTCTGCTTTTCTTCCAGAGACACCGCATGGTACTGCTCACGATACGCCTGAACCGCCTGTTCAGACTTGTGTAGCTTCCCTTTAAGACGGTCAGCTTCCTGCAGCAGGAAATCGTTGGCGGCCTTGGCGACGCTGTACTTTTGTTCGAAACTCTGGTCCAGGAACTCCTTCACCATCGACTGGGCAAGTTGCTGCGCCTGTCTCGGATCGGTGTCTTCAACGATGATGTCGATCAGGCGCGTGCCGCGGCGGAGCGAAACGGAAAGTTTCCCTCTGAACCGGTCGACCAGTTCGCTGTCCAGGTAAGCCGAACCATCCTTTTTTGGAGGAGCAAACAGCGGGTCCTTCTCCAGGCCGTTGACGCGGATTACACGCAGGAGGAGCGTGTCGCTCATCAAGCTTTGCTCGATGGTTTTCAACACCTCGGGCGACCTGAAATCATCCGAATTGATGTTCTGGATATTAACAACTCTCGGCGCTTCCTCCTCGACTTGGATGGTTGCGTGTGATTCGTAGATTTTTGGCGTTCGGATCAGATAGGCAACAGCCGCTCCCAAACTCAAAATAACAAATAAAATGATGATCCAGCACTTGGACAGGAGCAGGCGAAGGAGATGCGTGTAATCGAACGTCAATGCCGGAGCATCGCTCAAATGCGGCGATACCGTGGTCGTGTGCAAACGGACGGGCACGATTTCAGTACGGTCTGGCATATATTCGCGGTTAACATTTAGAACACCGGGACGGTAAAGAGGTAATCCGGAGTGGCAAGGGAAACCTCAAGACGCCTCCGGCTGGCATCACACCTGCTATAATTACGCGGCAATTCGCGGTAAAAGGTATGATTTCTAACAAATATGCGAGCTCACCCGATAGCATGATGCGGACCCCGCCCTGAGGTGCCGTGCCAACCAGGAAGTATTGTTGC
This region of Verrucomicrobiota bacterium genomic DNA includes:
- a CDS encoding polysaccharide biosynthesis tyrosine autokinase; the encoded protein is MPDRTEIVPVRLHTTTVSPHLSDAPALTFDYTHLLRLLLSKCWIIILFVILSLGAAVAYLIRTPKIYESHATIQVEEEAPRVVNIQNINSDDFRSPEVLKTIEQSLMSDTLLLRVIRVNGLEKDPLFAPPKKDGSAYLDSELVDRFRGKLSVSLRRGTRLIDIIVEDTDPRQAQQLAQSMVKEFLDQSFEQKYSVAKAANDFLLQEADRLKGKLHKSEQAVQAYREQYHAVSLEEKQNIIVEKLKELNLKVTEAKAERLKLEADAVAIREGRATTPEELLKLASVASLPEVQDLRRQLANRQTVFKADVQTRGVKQILNRTLLSAGDQVMKSYEIAKTREANLVAALNEQEQAALELNRIAVPYNVLVREVESDRALYDSVLTRMKETGVTKGIGENSIRLIESPLVSSSPVKPKKMKILALAFLAGSVVGTGLIFGMGMTDTSIRTIDDAERLSGLPVLTLIPESRRKDLNTEPVLMTGPATHEAEAFRTLRTAISFFGREDEFKSVLFTSANPGEGKTYCSLNYAVAAAQLGLRTLLIDADLRRASLSKVVLPNTEVPGLTACLADRATIDGCCTATGIENLWFLGAGERASRPAELLASGKLARLLEESGLHFDRIVLDSAPVNSVSDTQLIARNVQAVCLVVRAGKTPRRAVTRACARLARATHKAGGLILNRMARNSRDAYYSSYYAGGYTKAVPSGRLTYRS